The following are encoded together in the Streptomyces sp. NBC_00341 genome:
- a CDS encoding type II secretion system F family protein, which yields MTNLALLTIGVTLVCGVLGVVGLHAYTGGKADRDALLDRLSHPGQLPSAGRHRRFQSVDRRLRRTGLGRRIELKLTATGLDITPGEFFVYALVAMAGLWLAASSVLASFFGPVAALIGLWGTNAFLNWQRTKRTDRFINQLPELSRILANATQAGLALRTALAMAAEELEDPAGEELARVVRRLDVGESLDDALSELTDRLPSRELVVLVTTLVLSNRAGGMVVSSLRNLTQTLEERKETRREVKTQLSQVTVTAYAVPGFGFAAMLLMNAVMPGALDRMTGALIGQVAVVVALILYAIGFVVIRRLSRIDV from the coding sequence ATGACCAATCTCGCCCTCCTCACGATTGGCGTCACCCTCGTCTGCGGCGTACTCGGCGTCGTGGGTCTGCACGCGTACACCGGCGGGAAGGCCGACCGCGACGCCCTCCTCGACCGCCTCTCGCACCCGGGGCAGCTGCCGTCCGCCGGGCGCCACCGCCGCTTCCAGAGCGTGGACCGCCGGCTGCGCCGGACGGGTCTTGGCCGCAGGATCGAGCTGAAGCTGACGGCCACCGGTCTGGACATCACGCCGGGCGAGTTCTTCGTCTACGCGCTGGTCGCCATGGCCGGGCTCTGGCTGGCCGCCTCCTCCGTCCTGGCCTCCTTCTTCGGGCCGGTCGCCGCCCTGATCGGCCTCTGGGGCACCAACGCCTTCCTGAACTGGCAGCGCACCAAGCGCACCGACCGCTTCATCAACCAGCTCCCCGAACTCTCCCGCATCCTCGCCAACGCCACCCAGGCCGGACTCGCCCTGCGCACCGCGCTCGCCATGGCGGCGGAGGAACTGGAGGACCCCGCGGGCGAGGAACTGGCCCGGGTCGTACGCCGGCTCGACGTGGGCGAATCGCTCGACGACGCGCTGAGCGAGCTGACCGACCGGCTGCCCTCCCGAGAACTCGTCGTCCTGGTCACCACCCTCGTCCTGTCCAACCGGGCCGGCGGCATGGTCGTCAGCTCGCTGCGCAACCTCACCCAGACGCTGGAGGAGCGCAAGGAGACCCGGCGCGAGGTCAAGACCCAGCTGTCACAGGTGACCGTCACGGCGTACGCCGTCCCGGGCTTCGGCTTCGCCGCCATGCTCCTGATGAACGCCGTGATGCCGGGCGCCCTGGACCGGATGACCGGCGCCCTGATCGGCCAGGTCGCGGTGGTCGTCGCGCTCATCCTGTACGCGATCGGATTCGTCGTAATCCGCCGCCTGTCCCGTATCGACGTCTAG
- a CDS encoding DUF5936 domain-containing protein — translation MDLLLALVVGLAVYGAIAGIRMYRADAKLPGDLAIALEVGSTRTGAVGSVIDRMGMRWAPAVLRMMGAKAVGKKRRQIDMAGNPGGLTIDRYAARRAVYGVLGAFGALTMLMRGQLFLAVLLVAFGAFWVEVGIWSAVRVRRDHIERTLPDFLDVLAVVVSAGLGFRQALERVSEKYEGPWADELRITLRQMDMGVSRRQAFEELRRRNDSEQVAMFVTTLQQGEELGAPIVETLIQIANDMRRTDAQNARRKAAKAVPKATFAVTTFLLPGTLLLLTVGFVYGADVDFSFLGG, via the coding sequence ATGGACCTGTTGCTCGCACTCGTCGTGGGTCTCGCCGTGTACGGCGCGATCGCCGGCATCCGGATGTACCGGGCCGACGCAAAGCTCCCCGGCGACCTCGCCATCGCCCTGGAGGTCGGCTCCACCCGTACCGGCGCGGTCGGCTCCGTCATCGACCGGATGGGCATGCGGTGGGCCCCCGCGGTGCTCAGGATGATGGGCGCCAAGGCCGTCGGCAAGAAGCGCCGCCAGATCGACATGGCCGGCAACCCCGGCGGGCTCACCATCGACCGGTACGCCGCCCGCCGCGCCGTCTACGGGGTGCTCGGCGCGTTCGGCGCCCTGACGATGCTGATGCGCGGGCAGCTCTTCCTCGCCGTCCTGCTCGTCGCGTTCGGCGCCTTCTGGGTCGAGGTCGGCATCTGGTCGGCCGTCCGGGTCCGCAGGGACCACATCGAGCGCACGCTCCCCGACTTCCTGGACGTCCTCGCCGTCGTCGTCTCGGCGGGCCTCGGCTTCCGGCAGGCCCTGGAACGCGTCTCGGAGAAGTACGAGGGCCCCTGGGCCGACGAACTCCGCATCACCCTGCGCCAGATGGACATGGGCGTCAGCCGCCGCCAGGCCTTCGAGGAGCTCCGCAGGCGCAACGACTCGGAGCAGGTGGCGATGTTCGTGACGACACTCCAGCAGGGCGAGGAACTCGGTGCGCCGATCGTCGAGACGCTGATCCAGATCGCCAACGACATGCGCCGCACCGATGCCCAGAACGCCCGCCGCAAGGCGGCCAAGGCCGTCCCGAAGGCGACCTTCGCGGTCACCACCTTCCTGCTCCCCGGCACCCTGCTGCTCCTGACGGTCGGATTCGTCTACGGGGCCGACGTCGACTTCTCGTTCCTCGGCGGATGA
- a CDS encoding sensor histidine kinase, with translation MAFPLGDQRAQPTDDVRHALANPTARPAFAIQLNALQAMCRQVFGFRLAMIAMATPFAIDRTARGPATWLIGAAIVVTFMGSYVLFRDWERFGPVFLRHRWLIGVDACFGALLLVTATPESTLAYVTVCTPLLAGLVYGWRGSAVFTALQTVIIFLVYGADPKLDGGEATALLLPGFCVIAGAVGVTLRNLLLRFGTASQALTETRARLAVSEAVVTERTRLAREMHDSVAKTLHGLALAADGLAHSSDRMDPLTVKHQAELVARSARRAAAESRELLSDLRRDHGLDGEVDIVAELRCRAADFTRRHNLTATFRTLQETPVPPVPQTVGRQLLTIASEAMENAQRHAHPSYVVVLAGVEGDVLRVSVYDDGQGLPAGTTLDDLQRAGHFGLVGMVERAASIGARIRIGRGEAVTGTEVRLELPLTALSPAQSVQQSVPHSVPHCVRHSTQQPTRSTAL, from the coding sequence ATGGCATTCCCACTCGGCGACCAGCGGGCACAACCGACGGACGACGTGCGCCACGCGCTCGCCAACCCGACCGCCCGCCCGGCCTTCGCGATCCAGCTCAACGCCCTCCAGGCCATGTGCCGCCAGGTCTTCGGCTTCCGGCTCGCGATGATCGCCATGGCGACGCCGTTCGCCATCGACCGCACGGCACGGGGCCCGGCGACCTGGCTCATCGGCGCGGCCATCGTCGTCACCTTCATGGGCTCCTACGTCCTCTTCCGGGACTGGGAGCGCTTCGGCCCGGTCTTCCTGCGGCACCGCTGGCTGATCGGCGTCGACGCCTGCTTCGGCGCACTGCTGCTGGTCACCGCCACACCGGAGTCCACCCTGGCGTACGTCACGGTCTGCACGCCGCTGCTCGCCGGGCTCGTCTACGGATGGCGGGGCTCCGCGGTGTTCACCGCCCTCCAGACGGTGATCATCTTCCTCGTCTACGGCGCCGACCCGAAGCTGGACGGCGGTGAGGCGACCGCGCTCCTCCTGCCCGGATTCTGCGTGATCGCCGGGGCCGTCGGCGTCACCCTGCGCAATCTGCTGCTCCGCTTCGGCACCGCGAGCCAGGCCCTCACGGAGACCAGGGCCCGGCTCGCGGTCAGCGAGGCCGTCGTGACCGAACGCACCCGGCTGGCCCGCGAGATGCATGACTCGGTCGCCAAGACCCTGCACGGACTGGCCCTCGCCGCCGACGGACTGGCCCACTCCTCGGACCGGATGGACCCCCTCACGGTCAAGCACCAGGCGGAGCTGGTCGCCCGCTCCGCCCGCCGCGCCGCCGCCGAATCGCGGGAGCTCCTGTCCGACCTGCGCCGGGACCACGGCCTGGACGGCGAGGTGGACATCGTGGCCGAACTCCGGTGCCGCGCGGCCGACTTCACCAGGCGTCACAACCTCACCGCCACCTTCAGGACCCTCCAGGAGACGCCGGTACCGCCAGTGCCCCAGACTGTCGGCCGCCAGCTCCTCACCATCGCCTCGGAGGCGATGGAGAACGCGCAGCGCCATGCCCACCCCTCCTACGTGGTCGTGCTGGCCGGCGTGGAGGGCGACGTCCTGCGCGTCAGCGTGTACGACGACGGGCAGGGCCTCCCCGCGGGCACCACGCTCGACGACCTCCAGCGGGCCGGCCACTTCGGTCTCGTCGGCATGGTCGAACGCGCCGCGTCCATCGGCGCCCGTATCCGCATCGGCAGGGGCGAGGCGGTCACCGGCACGGAGGTCCGCCTGGAGCTCCCGCTGACGGCCCTGTCCCCAGCACAGTCCGTACAACAGTCCGTACCGCACTCCGTACCGCACTGCGTACGGCACTCCACGCAGCAGCCCACCCGAAGTACCGCTCTCTGA
- a CDS encoding response regulator, translated as MPDDISHTAGRNRDARHHASQHTSSHATPINSESSSPGLPAPPQTAPPVPLPALPPETGPLRVVVADDNPVVRAGLGALLSGREDIEVAAEAADGRQAYEMALRHRPHVVLLDVRMPGVDGISALPHLVRIAPVMMLTYSRESGVVHEALRLGASGYLVHGEFTADQLVQAVRDTRSGRAHFTATAADALLAHMRQDPGPRGAPLPEGLGSALTTGVPYQVPGYGSRAPGPGAYAHVPPPGAPAPLPPPALRPAQQSQGLSHVQLGMGQSSVTGGPGMAHNRRQYGLSSREVEVMELIASGMSNQQIAATCFISEKTVKNHINRIFTKLHSASRSEAIARWLGTAPAPGPGAQGGR; from the coding sequence ATGCCGGACGACATCTCGCACACCGCCGGCCGGAACCGGGACGCGCGGCATCACGCCTCCCAGCACACGTCCTCGCATGCCACGCCCATCAATTCGGAATCCAGCTCCCCGGGACTCCCCGCCCCGCCGCAGACCGCGCCACCCGTCCCCCTGCCCGCCCTCCCGCCCGAGACCGGCCCGCTGCGGGTCGTCGTGGCCGACGACAACCCGGTGGTCCGGGCAGGCCTCGGTGCCCTGCTCTCGGGACGCGAGGACATAGAGGTCGCGGCGGAGGCGGCGGACGGCCGCCAGGCCTACGAGATGGCGTTGCGCCACCGTCCCCACGTCGTCCTGCTCGATGTCCGGATGCCCGGCGTGGACGGCATATCCGCCCTGCCGCACCTGGTGCGGATCGCCCCCGTGATGATGCTGACCTACAGCCGCGAGAGCGGAGTCGTCCATGAGGCGCTGCGCCTGGGGGCGAGCGGCTACCTGGTCCACGGCGAGTTCACGGCGGACCAGCTCGTACAGGCGGTACGCGACACCAGGAGCGGCCGCGCGCACTTCACCGCCACGGCGGCGGACGCGCTGCTCGCCCACATGCGCCAGGACCCCGGACCGCGGGGTGCCCCGCTCCCGGAGGGCCTCGGATCCGCCCTGACCACGGGCGTTCCCTACCAGGTACCCGGCTACGGGAGCCGCGCCCCCGGCCCTGGTGCGTATGCACACGTCCCCCCACCGGGAGCGCCCGCGCCGCTGCCGCCACCTGCGCTGCGCCCCGCACAGCAATCACAGGGTCTTTCGCATGTGCAATTAGGTATGGGACAGTCTTCAGTGACCGGGGGGCCGGGCATGGCCCATAACAGGCGTCAGTACGGGCTGAGTTCGAGGGAGGTGGAGGTCATGGAGCTGATCGCGTCGGGAATGAGCAACCAGCAAATCGCCGCCACCTGCTTCATCAGCGAGAAGACCGTGAAGAACCACATCAACCGGATCTTCACCAAACTGCACAGCGCCAGCCGGAGCGAGGCGATAGCCCGCTGGCTCGGCACGGCCCCCGCCCCGGGCCCCGGCGCACAAGGGGGCAGATAG
- a CDS encoding pilus assembly protein TadG-related protein codes for MATRQRGQAGQAFPIYIVMVAGLLFLAFALFAVGQASAARNGAQGAADAAALAAAQDAREELRVPFLQALREPDGLNEFLGGAQNPGLGREEADRLAARNRSEVTGFYWRQGFWQDRVTARVKTLYTVGNSVLPSTKDRHATASATAVVEFRCSLKTTPKPTDPRQGDGDEKDKDDSKGTPGPFEFTCDGRPVIIDLDSSDPLAELSKLIFAVHLIDD; via the coding sequence ATGGCTACGCGCCAACGCGGCCAGGCAGGGCAGGCCTTCCCCATCTACATTGTGATGGTGGCGGGCCTGCTCTTCCTCGCGTTCGCCCTCTTCGCAGTCGGTCAGGCCTCGGCGGCGCGCAACGGCGCCCAGGGGGCCGCCGACGCAGCCGCGCTCGCAGCCGCCCAGGATGCCCGCGAGGAGTTGAGGGTGCCGTTCCTCCAAGCCCTGCGGGAGCCTGACGGTCTCAACGAGTTCCTGGGTGGTGCTCAGAATCCCGGACTGGGACGTGAGGAAGCCGATCGGCTGGCAGCCAGAAACCGCTCGGAGGTTACCGGCTTCTACTGGCGGCAGGGGTTCTGGCAGGACAGGGTCACTGCCAGAGTCAAAACGCTTTACACCGTCGGCAATTCGGTGCTCCCGTCGACCAAGGACCGGCATGCTACGGCGTCTGCGACGGCAGTAGTCGAGTTCCGGTGCAGCTTGAAAACGACGCCGAAGCCGACCGACCCCCGACAGGGTGATGGCGACGAGAAGGACAAGGACGACTCGAAGGGCACGCCCGGCCCGTTCGAGTTCACTTGTGATGGGCGGCCCGTCATTATCGACCTGGATAGCAGCGACCCGTTGGCCGAACTGAGTAAGTTGATCTTTGCCGTGCACCTGATCGACGACTGA
- a CDS encoding OmpA family protein: protein MNSTHTRHRPRRIPGRVAAVALLLAGTTVFGTTNALADDGPSVPPGTEASSEPPVKLDGDDPDLKMPDGGTLAPGKVLDIIQVVEDQGGEERREDTNADIKFALQAEVLFGKDSAKLSAEANSRIAGIAAEAKKQNATKVRVFGFTDNLGSSAHGDVLSKQRAEAVNRVLSSELDATVTFEIRGYGEQYPIADNSTEEGRKKNRRVEVSFPRGGSS from the coding sequence ATGAACAGCACGCATACGCGGCACCGGCCCCGACGTATTCCTGGCCGCGTCGCCGCAGTGGCACTGCTGTTGGCGGGTACCACCGTCTTCGGCACCACGAACGCGTTGGCCGACGACGGCCCGAGCGTCCCGCCCGGGACGGAGGCCTCGTCCGAGCCGCCCGTCAAGCTCGACGGCGACGACCCCGACCTCAAGATGCCCGACGGAGGCACCCTCGCCCCTGGCAAGGTGCTCGACATCATTCAGGTGGTCGAGGACCAAGGCGGGGAGGAGCGCCGTGAGGACACGAACGCGGACATCAAGTTCGCCCTTCAGGCAGAGGTTCTGTTCGGCAAGGACAGCGCGAAGTTGAGCGCCGAGGCCAACTCGCGTATCGCCGGGATTGCGGCTGAGGCCAAGAAGCAGAACGCCACCAAGGTCCGGGTATTCGGCTTCACGGACAACCTCGGCTCCTCGGCCCACGGAGACGTGCTGTCGAAGCAGCGTGCCGAGGCGGTGAACAGGGTTCTGTCCAGCGAGCTCGACGCGACCGTCACCTTCGAGATCCGCGGCTACGGCGAGCAGTACCCGATCGCCGACAACAGCACGGAAGAGGGCCGGAAGAAGAACCGCCGAGTCGAGGTCTCCTTCCCGCGCGGAGGCTCCTCCTGA
- a CDS encoding N-acetyltransferase: protein MTNVVLKLSARDLVHGDLASCGWAGSDHHLAGVTKQLERVRVGEVDYLAVCPATDIPVAKGGVDYQVKKGVGTLWQLAVHPALQSCGIGTFLVEAAELRIRNRGLWQAELGVEESNPRARALYERLGYVAYDRQPDSWDEQAPDGSLRRYETMCTLMRKELA from the coding sequence ATGACCAACGTCGTGTTAAAGCTGTCAGCCCGTGATTTGGTGCACGGGGACCTAGCGTCGTGTGGGTGGGCAGGGTCTGACCACCACCTGGCCGGCGTCACCAAGCAACTGGAGCGTGTCCGGGTCGGCGAAGTCGACTACCTTGCGGTCTGCCCTGCAACGGACATCCCTGTGGCGAAAGGCGGCGTCGACTACCAGGTCAAAAAGGGAGTCGGCACTTTGTGGCAGCTGGCAGTCCACCCCGCCTTGCAGTCGTGCGGGATCGGTACGTTCCTTGTTGAGGCCGCGGAACTGCGGATCAGGAACCGCGGTCTGTGGCAGGCCGAGCTCGGTGTGGAGGAAAGCAACCCCCGGGCACGTGCGCTGTACGAAAGGCTGGGTTATGTCGCGTATGACCGCCAACCGGACTCGTGGGACGAGCAAGCCCCTGATGGATCGTTGCGGCGCTACGAAACGATGTGCACGTTGATGCGGAAGGAACTCGCGTAG
- a CDS encoding DUF5753 domain-containing protein — translation MPSSSTPTERQRRLGAELRKMRLAAEATTAYAAGLLGVDRTKVSNMEVGVRPVAPARVRTLACNYSCADDAYVKALAEMAEQRERGWWEQYRGTLPSGLLDIAELEWHATRLRTAQTVHLPGLLHTDAYARAVFGAVLPALSRLEVELRVAHRMERQQVLDRESPVPYIGYVHEAALRMQFGGRQVTQTQLRHLCVASERDHIDIRVVPISRGAFPGAGHALLYAHGVVPQLDTLQLDSAHGPEFMHADGQLTKYRAHLDWMERASLSSVESRDFIHAIASQL, via the coding sequence ATGCCCAGCAGTTCAACCCCCACCGAGCGGCAGAGACGGCTGGGAGCCGAGCTACGTAAGATGCGACTCGCCGCCGAAGCAACTACTGCTTATGCGGCCGGCCTGCTTGGGGTGGACCGGACGAAGGTCTCCAACATGGAGGTCGGAGTCCGCCCGGTCGCACCCGCTCGCGTACGGACGCTCGCCTGCAATTACTCCTGCGCCGACGACGCCTACGTCAAGGCCCTGGCGGAGATGGCGGAGCAGCGCGAACGCGGCTGGTGGGAACAGTACCGGGGCACGCTCCCTTCGGGACTCCTGGACATCGCGGAACTCGAATGGCATGCGACGCGACTGCGTACCGCGCAGACTGTCCACCTTCCCGGCCTGCTCCACACCGACGCGTACGCCCGCGCGGTCTTCGGCGCCGTACTGCCCGCGCTGTCACGACTGGAGGTCGAACTGCGAGTGGCCCACCGGATGGAGAGACAGCAGGTGCTCGACCGCGAATCGCCTGTCCCCTATATCGGGTACGTCCATGAAGCCGCTCTACGCATGCAGTTCGGCGGGAGGCAGGTCACCCAGACTCAGCTCCGCCACCTCTGCGTTGCCTCCGAGCGCGATCACATCGACATCCGCGTGGTTCCCATCAGCCGTGGAGCCTTTCCGGGAGCCGGACACGCGCTCCTCTATGCCCACGGCGTCGTACCCCAGCTCGACACCCTTCAGCTCGACTCAGCGCATGGTCCTGAGTTCATGCACGCAGATGGGCAGCTGACCAAGTACCGCGCGCATCTGGACTGGATGGAGCGGGCTTCGCTCTCCTCCGTCGAATCACGAGATTTCATCCACGCCATAGCAAGCCAACTCTGA
- a CDS encoding ATP-binding protein, translating into MHSSPLTALCPAAAVSETWTPPSPRPYLRPKGHAGSGGERRLALSLTLPGDLRSARIARAAAVAALETRGLNPYVWPVTYAVTELVSVGAGMSPGRELYVSLRHREDAVRLLVWDQHRHHAAPDLAAVCETRRRRALWLLAAITDDWGGEWGMGEAPQPQWGTKSWVMLPR; encoded by the coding sequence ATGCACTCATCTCCACTCACCGCACTCTGCCCGGCCGCCGCCGTCTCCGAGACGTGGACGCCGCCCTCCCCACGCCCATACCTGCGCCCGAAGGGACACGCCGGGAGCGGGGGCGAGCGCCGGCTCGCGCTGAGTCTCACCCTTCCCGGCGACTTGCGAAGCGCACGCATCGCCCGTGCGGCGGCTGTCGCCGCGCTGGAGACCCGCGGGCTCAACCCGTACGTCTGGCCGGTGACGTACGCGGTCACCGAACTCGTCTCTGTCGGCGCCGGAATGAGTCCAGGCCGGGAGCTCTACGTATCCCTGCGGCACCGTGAGGACGCAGTCCGCCTCCTGGTCTGGGACCAGCACCGACACCACGCAGCACCCGATCTGGCCGCCGTCTGCGAGACGCGGCGCCGACGCGCGCTCTGGCTCCTCGCGGCGATCACAGACGATTGGGGAGGGGAGTGGGGTATGGGCGAGGCGCCGCAACCTCAGTGGGGCACCAAGTCATGGGTGATGTTGCCGCGTTGA
- a CDS encoding SAM-dependent methyltransferase, with product MTTRQAGRDLDTSRPHSARMYDYFLGGKDHFEIDKEAALVAAEAHPGLFVTARENRAFMHRATRVLAQEHGIRQWLDIGTGIPTEPNLHQVAQSVVPEARVVYADNDPLVLKYAERLMRSTTQGRTTYIEANVKDPDALMNAVRESEVLDFEQPIALSLNALMHFITEPNDPYDIVRRLLSALPVGSALAMNHCTPDFDPVTWNKVAEVYTSSGTPVQFRSHKDIGRFFDGLDVIEPGLRCCHRWRPVGPADGTEPADAEIGLLAGVGIKR from the coding sequence ATGACCACCAGGCAGGCCGGCCGGGATCTCGACACGAGCAGGCCGCACTCGGCCCGGATGTACGACTACTTCCTCGGCGGCAAGGACCACTTCGAGATAGACAAGGAGGCGGCCCTGGTCGCCGCGGAGGCCCACCCCGGCCTCTTCGTGACCGCCCGCGAGAACCGGGCGTTCATGCACCGTGCCACCCGGGTCCTGGCGCAGGAGCACGGCATCCGCCAGTGGCTCGACATCGGCACCGGCATCCCGACCGAGCCCAACCTGCACCAGGTCGCGCAGTCGGTGGTGCCCGAGGCCCGGGTCGTCTACGCGGACAACGACCCCCTCGTCCTCAAGTACGCGGAACGCCTCATGCGCAGCACGACGCAGGGACGCACCACCTATATCGAGGCCAACGTCAAGGACCCCGACGCGTTGATGAACGCCGTGCGGGAGTCGGAGGTCCTGGACTTCGAGCAGCCCATCGCCCTCTCCCTCAACGCGCTCATGCACTTCATCACCGAGCCGAACGACCCGTACGACATCGTCCGCCGGCTGCTCAGCGCGCTGCCGGTCGGCAGCGCGCTCGCGATGAACCACTGCACGCCCGACTTCGACCCCGTCACCTGGAACAAGGTCGCGGAGGTCTACACCAGCTCCGGGACCCCCGTGCAGTTCCGTTCGCACAAGGACATCGGCCGCTTCTTCGACGGGCTCGACGTGATCGAGCCCGGCCTCCGCTGCTGCCACCGCTGGCGGCCCGTCGGCCCCGCCGACGGCACGGAGCCCGCGGATGCCGAGATCGGCCTGCTCGCGGGCGTGGGCATAAAGCGCTGA
- a CDS encoding DUF397 domain-containing protein, with translation MTITDKCVYNGMSARDLGEQGWERPWSGPNGGQCVETKKLADGRVAVRQSTDPAGPALIYAPEEIAAFLRGVKEGMADHLAAG, from the coding sequence GTGACGATCACCGACAAGTGCGTCTACAACGGAATGTCGGCCCGCGACCTGGGCGAACAGGGCTGGGAGCGTCCCTGGAGCGGGCCGAACGGCGGTCAGTGCGTCGAGACGAAGAAGCTCGCCGACGGCCGGGTCGCCGTACGGCAGTCGACCGACCCGGCCGGACCGGCGCTGATCTACGCGCCCGAGGAGATCGCCGCGTTCCTCCGCGGGGTCAAAGAGGGCATGGCCGATCACCTGGCCGCCGGGTGA
- a CDS encoding helix-turn-helix transcriptional regulator, translated as MSESRSGTSAPTVLRMILGRRLQDMRLAAGASLEDAAKALRVTPLTIRRLEKAEVALKPLYVEKLLETFGADRQEIDEFVDLAEQANEPGWWHSYRDAVPSWFTAYVSLETGAQTLRTYEPQYVTGLLQTHDYARAVLRGGLPNGSDEELTRRVELRLRRQGLLEREDAPTLWVVMEEAVLHRTVGSADIMREQIERLLDVSELPHVSLDVVSFDAGAHSGACAPFTYFRFAEPELPDIVYSEILSASVYLDQRVDVVAHLEAHSRMALLTSSEDSRALLNRMRKEYS; from the coding sequence GTGAGCGAAAGCCGATCCGGCACCAGCGCGCCGACAGTCCTGCGCATGATCCTCGGACGCCGGCTGCAGGACATGCGGCTCGCGGCCGGGGCCTCGCTGGAGGACGCGGCGAAGGCACTGCGCGTGACACCCCTGACGATCCGCCGGCTGGAGAAGGCCGAGGTCGCGCTGAAGCCTCTCTACGTGGAGAAGCTCCTGGAGACCTTCGGTGCGGACCGCCAGGAGATAGACGAGTTCGTCGACCTGGCCGAGCAGGCCAACGAGCCCGGCTGGTGGCACTCCTACCGCGACGCCGTGCCCAGCTGGTTCACCGCCTACGTCAGCCTGGAGACCGGCGCCCAGACCCTGCGCACGTATGAACCCCAGTACGTGACCGGCCTCCTGCAGACCCACGACTACGCCCGTGCGGTGCTGCGCGGCGGGCTGCCGAACGGCAGCGACGAGGAGCTGACCCGCCGCGTCGAGCTCCGGCTGCGCCGCCAGGGCCTGCTGGAGCGGGAGGACGCCCCCACGCTGTGGGTGGTCATGGAGGAGGCCGTCCTGCACCGGACGGTAGGCAGCGCCGACATCATGCGGGAGCAGATCGAACGGCTCCTGGACGTGTCCGAACTCCCCCATGTCAGCCTCGACGTCGTGTCGTTCGACGCGGGTGCGCACTCCGGCGCGTGTGCCCCGTTCACATACTTCCGGTTCGCGGAACCCGAGCTGCCGGACATCGTCTACAGCGAAATCCTGTCCGCCTCCGTCTACCTGGACCAACGGGTGGACGTCGTCGCCCATCTTGAGGCGCATTCCCGTATGGCGCTGCTGACGTCGTCCGAGGACAGCAGAGCGCTCTTGAACCGCATGCGCAAGGAGTACTCGTGA
- a CDS encoding ATP-binding protein, which yields MSLHTSSAPAPPATSVLAATVPCREYWFGLPALRTSARSARDTVRDRLRAWKVPGDTCCDAVLLVSELITNAVLHTDSGHVLCGLTLTGDERRLRIELHDEGRTPVRPSGHLAGPDEESGRGLLLVRQLADRWGSARSARAEGKVVWVELAANP from the coding sequence GTGAGTCTGCACACGTCCTCGGCCCCCGCCCCGCCCGCGACCTCCGTCTTAGCCGCGACGGTGCCCTGTCGGGAGTACTGGTTCGGCCTGCCCGCCCTGCGCACCAGCGCGAGATCCGCCCGCGACACCGTGCGGGACCGGCTCCGTGCCTGGAAGGTGCCCGGCGACACGTGCTGCGACGCGGTGCTGCTGGTCTCCGAGCTGATCACGAACGCGGTACTGCACACCGACAGCGGTCATGTCCTGTGCGGGCTCACGCTGACCGGCGACGAGCGGCGCCTGCGTATCGAACTCCACGACGAGGGCCGCACTCCGGTCCGCCCGTCCGGTCACCTCGCAGGGCCGGACGAGGAGAGCGGACGGGGCCTGCTCCTCGTACGTCAACTCGCGGACCGCTGGGGCTCCGCACGTTCGGCGCGCGCCGAAGGCAAGGTCGTCTGGGTGGAGTTGGCGGCCAACCCCTGA
- a CDS encoding VOC family protein produces the protein MVSVVQNVAIDCSDAYELACFWSEVTGCPLHPQDGPGDREIQVMLPEGPLLHFNQVPEPKTAKNRIHLCLRPTTSREEETERLLALGATLVTDRREPGGAGWAVLADPEGNEFCVLRSESDRAATTS, from the coding sequence ATGGTCTCGGTAGTACAGAACGTCGCGATCGACTGCTCGGACGCCTATGAACTGGCTTGTTTCTGGAGTGAGGTGACCGGCTGCCCGCTGCACCCGCAGGACGGACCGGGCGACCGGGAGATCCAGGTGATGCTCCCGGAGGGCCCGCTGCTGCACTTCAACCAGGTGCCGGAGCCGAAGACGGCCAAGAACCGGATCCACCTGTGCCTGCGCCCGACGACCTCGCGCGAGGAGGAGACCGAACGGCTGCTGGCCCTGGGAGCCACCCTGGTCACCGACCGCAGGGAACCCGGCGGTGCGGGCTGGGCCGTCCTGGCCGACCCCGAGGGCAATGAGTTCTGCGTCCTGCGCAGCGAGTCCGACCGAGCCGCGACGACTTCCTGA